The Ralstonia sp. RRA DNA segment GCGACAGGCTGCCGTCGTGCAGCATCATCGGCAGAATCGGGGTGAAAGCGAAGCGGCCGATGCCCATCGCCACGGACAGCGCAACCATGCCGGCAATTGCCACGCGCCAAGCCGCACCGCGCGTGTCATGTGCAGCGGGCAATGAAGAGGAGGAAAGCGTGGACGAGGATGACAGCGCGGATTGCATGGGGATACCCGGATGGGGAGATCGGTACCTCATCGTACGCAACGCGGTGCATTCCGAAAAATGAATTATATTGAACGAATTCATTAGCATTCGAGATGCATCATGGATCTGGCCTCGCTTGAAATCTTCCGGACCGTCGTGCGCGAAGGCGGCGTCACACGGGCGGCCCAGCAGTTGCATCGCGTGCAGTCGAACGTGACCACGCGCATCCGCCAGTTGGAAACGTCACTGGGGGTGCAGCTGTTTGTGCGCGAGGGCAAGCGCATGGTGCTGACGCCCGCCGGCCAGACGTTGCTGACCTATGCGGACGACATCCTCCGCCTGGCCGCCGAAGCCCGACAGGCCGTCCAGCCGCGCGAGCCGCACGGGCGCCTGCGCATTGCCTCGATGGAGAGCACCGCTGCCAGCCGCCTGCCCGGCCTGCTCGCCACGTTGCACCAGCGCTGGCCGCGCGTGCAGCTGGAGCTGGTGACCATGCCGACGCGCCAGTCGATCCAGGCGCTGTCGAACTTTGAAGTCGACTGCGCCTTCGTTGCGGAAACCGCCTGCCTGGTCAACACACGCGCCGCGCTCACGACGCTGCCTGCCTTTACCGAAGAATTGGTGCTGATCGCCCACCGCGCGCATCCGCCCATCCGCCGCGCTGCCGATGTGCAGACGCCTGCCCTGCTCGCCTTCGAAGCCGGCTGCGCCTACCGGCAACTGATCGAAGACTGGTTTGAGGCTGGCGGCGTGGCGCCGTCACGCGTGCTGGAACTCGGTTCGTACCACGCCATCATCGCGTGCGCAGCGGCGGGGATTGGCGTCGCGCTGGTGCCGCGCTCGGTGCTGGAGCTGTACTCGAACGCGCCGGACATCAGCATCCACGCGCTCAACAAACCCGGGCGCGTCGACACCATCCTTGCCTGGCATCGCGACATGGCGGGGCCGGCGCTGCAGGCGCTCGTGCAGGTGCTGAGCGAGCCGCATGCCACGGCGGACGCGGCCACCCCTGCCGCCGGTGAAGCCATCGCCGCCTAAACTGGATCAATAAGCTGGATCAATAAGCTGAATACAACGACCCCGCCGCCGGTCTAACAGCAAAGGCGGTCACCAACGGAGGCTGTCATGCGACGGTCGTCTCGTGCAGCACAGTGCATGGCGTGGATGGCGGGCGTGCTGACCGCCGCGTGGAGTTGCCTGGCGCTCGCCGCTGCGCCGGTCGTGGTGCTGCCGCTCACGGGTGCCATCGGACCAGCCAGCGCTGCTTATGTCGTGCACGGGTTGGAAGAGGCGCGCAAGCAAGGCGCGCAGCTCGTGGTGCTGGAGATGGATACACCGGGTGGGCTGGACGCATCGATGCGGCAGATCATCCAGGCCATCCTCGCCTCTCCGGTGCCGGTGGCGGGCTATGTCGCGCCGGGGGGAGCACGCGCAGCCAGTGCCGGCACCTACATTCTCTATGCCTGCCATATTGCCGCGATGGCGCCGGCCACCAACCTGGGGGCGGCATCCCCGGTGGCAATCGGTATCGGCGGGCATGCGCCGGCTGGCCCGGCACCCAACCCAACCAATCCAGGCGATGCCGCCAAACCGGCCAGCGCCCCTGCTGCCCCCACCTCTTCGAGCAACGAAGACACCCTCGCCCGCAAGCAGATGCACGATGCTGCGGCATACATCCGGGGCCTGGCGCAACTGCGCGGCCGCAACGCCGAATGGGGCGAACGCGCTGTCCGCGAAGCCGTGAGCCTGGACGCATCGGAAGCGGCCAGCCAGCGCGTGATCGACCTCATCGCCAGCGATGTGCCCGACCTGCTCAAGCAAGTGGATGGCCGCGCGCTGCGTACCGCCACGGGCCCCGTCACGCTACACACCGCAGACGCCCAGACGGTGACGCTGGAGCCCGGCTGGCGCAACCACTTCCTCGCGGTCATCACCGATCCGAGCCTCGCATTGTTGCTGCTCACCGTGGGCGTGTATGCGCTGATCTTCGAGTTCTCCACGCCGGGCATGGTGGTACCGGGCATCCTCGGCGCGGTGTGCATTCTGGTGGCGCTGTACGGGCTGCAGATGCTGCCGATCAACTACGCGGGGCTGGCGTTGATCTCGCTCGGCCTTGGTTGCATGGTGGCCGAGGCGTTCCTGCCGACCTTTGGCGCGTTGGGTATGGGCGGCATCGTCGCGTTCATCCTGGGCGCGGTGATGCTGATCGACACGCAGACACCGGGCTTTGGCGTACCGCTGCCGCTGATCTTCGGCCTGGCGTTCGTCAGTCTGACGGTCATCCTGGCGGTCTCCAGCCTGGCCGTGCGTGCGCGGCGGCGCCCCAAGGTGGCCGGCGGCGACACGCTGATCGGCATGACCGGTGAAGTCGTCGACGTTGATACGCCAGATGCCGATGCCGACAGCGACGGCTGGGCCCGCATCCACGGCGAGCGCTGGCGCGTGCGCTGCGACGGCGGCATCGCTCGCGGTGATCAAGTCCGCGTGATCGCCCGGCACGGTCTGACGTTGATGGTCGAACCGGTGGCCCCAATCGGCGCGTCTTCATAAGGAGAAGAAACATGCTCTACGGATTCTTCAGTGCAGGCGGCTTCATCTTCCTAGCCGTGCTGCTGATCATCTCGTCGTTCCGCGTACTGCGCGAGTACGAGCGCGGCGTGGTGTTCCTGCTGGGCCGTTTCTGGCGTGTAAAGGGGCCGGGCCTGGTGCTCATCATCCCGGCCATCCAGCAGATGGTGCGTGTGGACCTGCGCACGGTGGTGATGGACGTGCCGCCGCAGGATGTGATCTCGCACGACAACGTATCGGTCAAGGTCAACGCGGTGGTGTACTTCCGCGTGGTCGACCCGGAGCGCGCCATCATCCAGGTCGCCAATTTTCTGGAGGCGACCAGCCAGTTGGCGCAGACCACGCTGCGGGCCATTCTCGGCAAGCACGAACTGGACGAGATGCTGGCCGAACGCGAGAAGCTCAACCTCGACATCCAGAAGGTGCTCGACATCCAGACCGACCCGTGGGGCATCAAGATCGCCAACGTGGAGATCAAGCACGTCGACCTGAATGAATCGATGATCCGTGCGATTGCGCGTCAGGCTGAGGCCGAGCGCGAACGACGCGCCAAGGTCATTCACGCAGAGGGTGAATTGCAGGCTTCGGAGAAATTGCTGGAAGCCGCACGCATGCTGTCGCAGCAGCCTGAGGCCATCCAATTGCGCTACCTGCAAACGCTTACGCAGATTGCTGGTGACAAGAGTTCGACGATTGTGTTTCCGTTGCCGATGGAGGTGTTGGGGGCTTTGAAGAAGGCTTAGCGGCACGGTTGGCACGCTATGGATGTTGTTGGTGCATCCCTTGTTTCATCCCCTGCCGGGGCTGACTCACTTTCTTTGTCTTGCCAAAGAAAGTAAGCAAAGAAAGGCGCGCCCGATGCGGCGAAAGACTCCTTGAATTTATGTCGCAAGGAGGGGAAGGGAAAAACTCGCTGCGCTCAAACAGTTTCCCTTCCTTTTTCCTCCTTGCAACAGAAATTCAAGGCGCCGCATAGGGCAGGGAAAGTCAAAGGCAAAAAGACAAACCATCTGGGCACCAGCCAGAACGACAAAGGCCAACCTCGCGAGGGTTGGCCTTTTCTTTTGACGTTGGGCCCTTGATGGCGCCTTGGATTTTTGTTGCGGGGAGGATAAAGAAGGGAGGCTTGTCTGAGCGCAGCGAGTTTGCCTCCCTTCCCTCCCCGCGACAAAAATCCAAGGAGGGGGTCGCCATCTCGGGCGCGCCTTTCTTTGCTTACTTTCTTTGGCAAGACAAAGAAAGTGAGTCGGGCCCGGCAGGGCACGAAAGGGAGGTGGACCACCAAGACCAAAACCAACCGCCCCTTCCCGTCATCATGTCACTGCAACATAAACGTCTCGTACTCCAACCGATCCAACTTCCGATCCAGAATCACCAGACTCGCCATCACCACCAGCAGCAGCGACACTGCAAATCCATACCCATACCAGGCCGGACCAAGCTGCAGCGTGATCCACGTCAGCACGCCGTTGAGCACGACAAACGCAGCCGTCAACCCCAGCACCACGCGCCGCCGATCCAGATAGAAGAAAATATTCAGCACACCCAGAAACACCACCTGCAAGCTCGCCGCAATGGTGTCGACATACAGCAGCGGCAGATACAACTCGGAAATCTGCAGCACCCGCAGCACCGAAGCCCCCACGGCAAACAGCACCAGCGCCGCCATCGCCTGAATCTTCACGATCTCGTACAGGCCGGCACGGATGGTCTGCACCATCGTGTTGCGCATATCTTCGATGTGCTCCAGCGATGCCCCACCCCGCAC contains these protein-coding regions:
- a CDS encoding LysR family transcriptional regulator, whose protein sequence is MDLASLEIFRTVVREGGVTRAAQQLHRVQSNVTTRIRQLETSLGVQLFVREGKRMVLTPAGQTLLTYADDILRLAAEARQAVQPREPHGRLRIASMESTAASRLPGLLATLHQRWPRVQLELVTMPTRQSIQALSNFEVDCAFVAETACLVNTRAALTTLPAFTEELVLIAHRAHPPIRRAADVQTPALLAFEAGCAYRQLIEDWFEAGGVAPSRVLELGSYHAIIACAAAGIGVALVPRSVLELYSNAPDISIHALNKPGRVDTILAWHRDMAGPALQALVQVLSEPHATADAATPAAGEAIAA
- a CDS encoding slipin family protein → MLYGFFSAGGFIFLAVLLIISSFRVLREYERGVVFLLGRFWRVKGPGLVLIIPAIQQMVRVDLRTVVMDVPPQDVISHDNVSVKVNAVVYFRVVDPERAIIQVANFLEATSQLAQTTLRAILGKHELDEMLAEREKLNLDIQKVLDIQTDPWGIKIANVEIKHVDLNESMIRAIARQAEAERERRAKVIHAEGELQASEKLLEAARMLSQQPEAIQLRYLQTLTQIAGDKSSTIVFPLPMEVLGALKKA
- a CDS encoding nodulation protein NfeD: MRRSSRAAQCMAWMAGVLTAAWSCLALAAAPVVVLPLTGAIGPASAAYVVHGLEEARKQGAQLVVLEMDTPGGLDASMRQIIQAILASPVPVAGYVAPGGARAASAGTYILYACHIAAMAPATNLGAASPVAIGIGGHAPAGPAPNPTNPGDAAKPASAPAAPTSSSNEDTLARKQMHDAAAYIRGLAQLRGRNAEWGERAVREAVSLDASEAASQRVIDLIASDVPDLLKQVDGRALRTATGPVTLHTADAQTVTLEPGWRNHFLAVITDPSLALLLLTVGVYALIFEFSTPGMVVPGILGAVCILVALYGLQMLPINYAGLALISLGLGCMVAEAFLPTFGALGMGGIVAFILGAVMLIDTQTPGFGVPLPLIFGLAFVSLTVILAVSSLAVRARRRPKVAGGDTLIGMTGEVVDVDTPDADADSDGWARIHGERWRVRCDGGIARGDQVRVIARHGLTLMVEPVAPIGASS